From Mucilaginibacter rubeus, a single genomic window includes:
- the rpsT gene encoding 30S ribosomal protein S20, with protein MANHKSSLKRIRANAAKRLRNRYQAKTTRNAIKKLRNTTTKADATALLGKVISMLDRLAKKNVIHKNKASNNKSKLTKFVNGLS; from the coding sequence ATGGCAAATCATAAATCATCATTAAAAAGAATCAGGGCAAACGCTGCGAAGCGTCTGCGTAACAGGTACCAGGCTAAAACAACCAGGAACGCTATTAAAAAATTAAGAAACACTACTACCAAAGCCGATGCAACTGCATTGTTAGGTAAAGTAATTTCTATGCTTGATCGTTTGGCTAAAAAGAACGTTATTCACAAAAACAAAGCTTCGAACAATAAATCAAAGCTTACTAAATTTGTTAACGGCTTAAGCTAA
- a CDS encoding DUF1572 family protein, translating into MIKDTLKALIIRDLEKLKQEIEAYQNETKLWHIEKSILNSAGNLCLHLVGNLNTYIGAEFGKTGYVRNRVDEFALKDVPRSELVDKIKSTILMIEKTFDMISENQLNEKYPAEIILKDASTEYFFVHLAMHLSYHLGQINYHRRLLDN; encoded by the coding sequence ATGATAAAAGATACGCTCAAAGCATTGATCATCCGTGACCTTGAAAAATTAAAGCAGGAAATAGAAGCTTACCAAAACGAGACGAAGCTCTGGCATATTGAAAAGAGTATATTAAATTCTGCGGGCAACCTTTGTTTACATTTGGTTGGCAACCTTAATACCTATATCGGTGCAGAATTTGGAAAAACCGGTTATGTAAGAAACCGCGTTGATGAATTTGCGTTAAAAGATGTACCGCGCTCAGAATTGGTGGATAAAATAAAAAGCACGATCCTTATGATCGAAAAAACCTTCGATATGATTTCAGAGAATCAGTTGAACGAAAAATACCCGGCTGAAATAATCCTAAAAGATGCATCTACCGAATACTTTTTTGTTCACCTTGCCATGCATTTAAGCTACCATTTGGGTCAAATAAACTACCATCGCCGGCTGCTGGATAATTGA
- the radC gene encoding RadC family protein, giving the protein MENYESKISIKSWAEEDRPREKLSGQGRRALTDAELIAILIGSGSRTETAVELSKRILHHYDNDLNKLGKASITELSKFKGIGEAKAISIIAALEIGRRRNESESGAIEVITSSRDGYNIMRRHLMDLNHEEFWIILLGRSNKVLGKELISKGGLSATVCDPKIIFYSALQYQASGLILVHNHPSGNLKPSNEDIQLTKKISAAGRMLDIGVFDHLIITDGGYLSLADEGMM; this is encoded by the coding sequence GTGGAAAACTACGAAAGCAAGATCAGTATCAAATCATGGGCCGAGGAAGATCGCCCGCGGGAAAAACTAAGCGGACAAGGGCGTCGTGCCCTTACCGATGCCGAACTGATAGCGATATTGATTGGCTCGGGCAGCCGTACCGAAACAGCGGTTGAATTAAGCAAACGCATTTTGCACCACTATGATAACGACCTCAATAAACTGGGTAAGGCCTCAATAACCGAGCTATCCAAATTTAAAGGAATAGGAGAGGCTAAGGCTATATCTATTATAGCGGCGCTTGAAATCGGTCGCCGTCGGAACGAATCTGAATCGGGGGCCATTGAGGTGATTACTTCGAGCAGGGATGGTTATAATATTATGCGCAGGCACCTGATGGATTTGAACCATGAAGAGTTCTGGATTATACTATTAGGGCGTTCCAATAAAGTATTAGGAAAAGAATTGATTAGTAAGGGCGGGTTATCGGCAACGGTGTGCGATCCTAAAATCATTTTTTATTCGGCCCTGCAATACCAGGCCAGCGGACTAATCCTCGTCCATAATCACCCGTCTGGTAACCTGAAACCCAGTAACGAAGATATCCAACTTACCAAAAAAATAAGCGCCGCAGGCCGGATGCTTGACATCGGCGTGTTTGACCATTTAATTATTACCGATGGTGGCTATTTGAGTTTAGCCGACGAAGGGATGATGTGA